A region of Candidatus Hadarchaeales archaeon DNA encodes the following proteins:
- a CDS encoding elongation factor EF-2, with translation MRRYKHVADVVKLMWEPERIRNIGIVAHVDHGKTTLTDSLVAASGIISFELAGEQLFTDYLDIEQQRGITVQTSAVSLSHVYDGKEYLINLLDTPGHVDFTGDVTRALRAIDGVVVVVDAVEGIMPQTETVTRQALQEYTKPVLFINKVDRLITELKLPPDQIQARFARIITKFNELIRRFAPKQFAQEWQVNVENGSVAFGSAKLKWAVSVPQMKKKNISFKDIINAYADGREKELSKITPIYEVVLDMVIKHLPNPKEAQKIRVPRLWRGDPASELGIDMLEAKPDGKFCMVVTDIVVDEQAGVIATGRIFSGTAEKGLEVKLLNAKQIARIQQVCIYMGPDRVMVEKVPAGNIAALIGLKDAAVGETIMSVGVDAPGFEELRYISEPVVTIAVEPKNFQDLPKLIDKLKKIAKEDPNIYVKINEETGEYLVSGMGEVHLEIVEYKLNKAGLEIKKSEPIVVYRETVTKRAGPVEGKSPNRHNRFLISVEPLEPEVIKAIEEKRITNEQERKERAAILRELGWSAEAARNVIAVIGPNVLVDMTKGVQFMKDVEDYVIEAFKNVVEEGPLMREPCRGLKVIIEDAMLHEDSVHRGPAQIIPAVRRPIQACVLLGEPIVLEPLLKLEVRVPQEFMGGATKVIQGRRGRIIDMETEEDIVILRALLPVANSFGLAAELRSETEGRAIWATEFAKFEKVPAELQKTIIENTRKRKGLKPEPPSPEEFMEK, from the coding sequence ATGAGAAGATACAAGCACGTTGCGGATGTTGTGAAGCTGATGTGGGAGCCGGAGAGAATAAGAAACATAGGGATAGTGGCTCATGTCGACCACGGAAAGACAACTCTAACCGACTCCCTCGTTGCAGCTTCCGGAATAATCAGTTTCGAGCTCGCCGGCGAGCAGCTTTTTACCGACTATCTCGACATCGAGCAGCAGAGGGGAATAACCGTGCAGACATCGGCTGTCAGTCTCTCGCACGTCTACGATGGAAAGGAATACCTGATAAACCTGCTTGACACACCTGGCCATGTCGACTTCACCGGCGACGTCACTAGGGCCCTCAGGGCAATCGACGGCGTTGTCGTTGTTGTTGACGCGGTGGAGGGCATAATGCCACAGACGGAGACTGTTACTAGGCAGGCCCTTCAGGAGTACACGAAACCCGTCCTGTTTATAAACAAGGTTGACAGGCTTATAACGGAGCTCAAACTTCCTCCTGATCAGATACAGGCGAGGTTTGCGCGCATAATCACGAAGTTCAACGAACTGATAAGAAGATTTGCTCCAAAACAATTTGCGCAGGAGTGGCAGGTAAACGTCGAAAACGGATCCGTTGCTTTCGGTTCTGCAAAGTTAAAGTGGGCAGTTTCCGTTCCTCAGATGAAGAAGAAAAACATCTCTTTTAAGGATATAATAAACGCGTACGCGGATGGGAGGGAGAAAGAACTTTCGAAGATAACCCCTATTTATGAGGTCGTCCTCGACATGGTCATAAAACACCTGCCCAACCCGAAGGAAGCACAGAAGATAAGGGTTCCCAGACTCTGGAGAGGGGATCCGGCGAGCGAGCTTGGCATAGACATGCTTGAAGCCAAACCGGATGGAAAGTTTTGTATGGTTGTGACGGATATCGTCGTCGACGAACAAGCCGGTGTCATAGCGACCGGAAGAATATTCTCGGGGACAGCTGAAAAAGGACTAGAGGTAAAGCTCCTGAACGCAAAACAAATTGCCAGGATTCAGCAGGTCTGTATTTATATGGGACCTGACAGGGTGATGGTCGAAAAAGTTCCCGCTGGAAACATTGCCGCCCTGATCGGTCTGAAGGATGCCGCAGTGGGTGAAACGATAATGAGTGTTGGGGTGGACGCGCCGGGCTTCGAAGAACTCAGGTATATAAGTGAACCCGTCGTCACAATTGCCGTTGAGCCTAAAAACTTCCAAGATCTACCGAAGCTCATAGATAAGTTGAAGAAAATTGCAAAGGAAGATCCGAACATTTATGTGAAAATAAACGAGGAGACTGGAGAATATCTCGTCTCGGGAATGGGAGAGGTTCATTTGGAAATCGTCGAATATAAGCTCAACAAGGCTGGTCTGGAAATCAAAAAATCCGAGCCGATCGTCGTCTACAGAGAAACCGTGACAAAAAGAGCAGGGCCTGTTGAAGGTAAATCTCCAAATAGACATAACAGATTTCTCATCTCGGTTGAACCTCTCGAACCCGAGGTCATAAAGGCAATCGAAGAAAAGAGAATAACAAATGAGCAGGAAAGGAAAGAAAGAGCTGCTATTCTCAGAGAACTTGGTTGGAGCGCAGAAGCTGCTAGAAACGTCATAGCCGTGATCGGTCCGAATGTTCTGGTTGACATGACGAAAGGTGTTCAGTTCATGAAGGATGTGGAGGACTACGTGATCGAGGCATTCAAAAATGTGGTTGAGGAAGGACCGCTCATGAGAGAACCGTGCAGAGGGCTGAAGGTCATCATTGAGGACGCCATGCTCCATGAGGACTCCGTTCACCGCGGACCCGCACAGATAATTCCGGCCGTGAGGAGACCCATTCAGGCTTGTGTTCTTCTAGGTGAACCGATAGTACTTGAACCCTTGCTCAAGCTCGAGGTCAGAGTTCCACAAGAGTTCATGGGGGGCGCGACAAAAGTCATCCAGGGTAGACGCGGAAGAATAATCGACATGGAAACTGAAGAAGATATCGTTATCCTACGAGCTCTCCTGCCTGTCGCAAATTCGTTCGGTCTCGCTGCCGAACTGAGATCAGAGACAGAAGGGAGAGCTATTTGGGCCACAGAGTTCGCAAAGTTTGAGAAAGTTCCGGCCGAGCTGCAGAAAACCATCATCGAAAACACCAGAAAGAGGAAGGGACTCAAACCTGAGCCACCTTCTCCAGAGGAGTTCATGGAGAAGTGA
- the rsmA gene encoding 16S rRNA (adenine(1518)-N(6)/adenine(1519)-N(6))-dimethyltransferase RsmA — protein MERPKIPRLSRRLGQHLVTDEGILRRMVEYARISPSDIVLEIGTGLGNLTKFLSEKAGKVYTIEMDARLLAIAKENVSSKNVVFIHGDARKVELPEFTKVVANLPYKISSDITFKLLEKDFELGVLMYQLEFAKRMIAKPGAPDYGRLSVNVFCKADVEILEELPPEVFFPPPAVCSAIVRLRPRPPPFEIANWNLFSRVVEALFQHRKQKVRNALIHSSGRLFPSMHKKELKNFLIRFPNDLLERRVFELKPEDFERIARLLTSP, from the coding sequence GTGGAAAGACCAAAAATTCCTAGACTCAGCCGCAGGCTAGGGCAACACCTTGTGACCGATGAGGGAATTCTCCGCAGAATGGTGGAATACGCACGGATTTCTCCTTCAGACATCGTTCTGGAAATCGGAACGGGTTTGGGCAACCTGACAAAGTTCTTGTCGGAAAAAGCTGGAAAGGTCTACACGATCGAGATGGACGCTAGACTGTTGGCGATAGCAAAGGAGAACGTTAGTAGCAAAAACGTGGTGTTCATACATGGGGATGCGAGGAAAGTCGAGCTTCCGGAGTTTACGAAAGTTGTGGCAAACCTACCGTATAAAATCTCTTCCGACATCACTTTCAAACTCTTGGAAAAAGATTTCGAGCTGGGGGTTCTAATGTACCAGTTGGAATTCGCGAAAAGGATGATTGCCAAACCTGGGGCACCTGATTACGGGAGACTGAGCGTCAACGTCTTCTGTAAGGCGGATGTTGAGATCCTCGAAGAGCTTCCTCCGGAGGTCTTTTTCCCGCCACCGGCTGTGTGTTCCGCGATTGTCAGGCTCCGCCCGCGTCCACCTCCATTCGAAATAGCAAACTGGAATCTTTTCAGCAGAGTGGTTGAGGCACTTTTCCAACACAGAAAGCAAAAGGTGAGAAATGCTCTCATTCACTCAAGCGGACGTCTCTTTCCTTCCATGCACAAAAAGGAACTCAAAAACTTTCTCATTCGTTTTCCGAATGATCTGCTTGAAAGAAGGGTTTTTGAACTGAAACCGGAGGATTTTGAAAGAATAGCCCGTCTCCTCACTTCTCCATGA
- a CDS encoding SWIM zinc finger family protein, translating into MLSQDFNKKKIELFGLLRKERKLSGEVRRKIIELYGSRGEKAIEAVEQRRVRKQGRRWFVRGKSGEYEVVKNFCSCPDYVMNIATEKAKVDMCYHALAKEIAEAIGFYREEKDEKGESG; encoded by the coding sequence ATGCTTTCACAGGATTTCAACAAGAAAAAAATTGAGCTCTTTGGCCTTCTGCGAAAGGAGAGAAAGCTTTCTGGAGAAGTCCGCAGGAAAATCATAGAACTTTACGGGAGCAGGGGCGAGAAGGCGATAGAAGCTGTTGAACAAAGGAGAGTTCGTAAGCAGGGGCGCAGATGGTTTGTCCGAGGGAAAAGTGGAGAGTATGAGGTTGTGAAAAACTTTTGCTCTTGTCCTGATTACGTAATGAACATAGCAACTGAAAAGGCAAAGGTTGACATGTGTTATCATGCGCTCGCCAAGGAAATAGCCGAGGCAATCGGTTTCTACCGGGAGGAAAAAGATGAGAAAGGAGAAAGTGGCTGA
- the nth gene encoding endonuclease III, producing the protein MRKEKVAEAVVKFLYSNYGEPKHRWKEDPFKVLISCVLSQRTREENTEKASRALFSIAPTPKDILKIPEEEIAKIIRPVGFPKQKAKNILKICKILVEKYDGKVPADKEVLKSLPGVGEKTANVTLCYGFGIPCIPVDTHVNRISRRLGLVSWDAKLEEVEPTLRKIFKRKDWRLINLGMVQFGREICLPRNPKCEICPLKKLCLYAKREQK; encoded by the coding sequence ATGAGAAAGGAGAAAGTGGCTGAGGCTGTTGTAAAATTTCTGTACTCGAATTATGGGGAGCCAAAACATCGTTGGAAGGAAGACCCGTTTAAGGTCTTGATATCTTGCGTACTCTCCCAGCGGACCCGTGAGGAAAACACAGAAAAGGCGAGCAGGGCGCTTTTCTCCATCGCTCCTACACCGAAGGATATTCTGAAAATCCCAGAGGAGGAGATCGCAAAAATCATAAGACCTGTCGGTTTCCCGAAGCAGAAGGCAAAAAATATCCTAAAAATATGCAAGATTCTCGTAGAAAAGTATGATGGGAAAGTTCCCGCCGATAAAGAGGTTTTAAAATCTCTTCCCGGAGTAGGTGAGAAAACCGCCAACGTCACGCTCTGTTACGGCTTCGGGATCCCATGCATACCGGTAGACACACATGTGAATAGAATCAGCAGACGTCTCGGACTGGTCAGCTGGGATGCCAAGCTGGAAGAAGTCGAACCAACGTTAAGAAAAATCTTCAAAAGGAAAGACTGGCGGCTGATAAATTTAGGAATGGTGCAGTTTGGGAGGGAAATCTGTCTGCCGCGCAACCCGAAGTGCGAGATCTGTCCGTTGAAAAAACTTTGTCTCTACGCAAAACGTGAACAAAAATGA
- the acs gene encoding acetate--CoA ligase, with amino-acid sequence MTYEAKNKVDEMSKQWVVEDEHNKDIFWPSEAMKKKAWVSDPSIYEEAAKDPIKFWEEKAIEGLEWFKKWDEAYRWDPPYVKWFIGGKINASYNALDRHLKAGKGNKKAIIWVPEPPQEPPRILTYKELHEQVNKLANVLKSLGVKKGDRVGIYMPMIPEVIVSMLACARIGAPHSVVFSAFAADALRVRLEDSGAEVLITADGYYRRGKVVNLKANADEGIKGTSVKKVIVVKRAGNPVNMVEGRDFWWHELMEKADSHCPPEEMDAEDMLFILYTSGTTGRPKGVMHTTGGYLVQAYWTAKWVFDLHDDDIFWCTADMGWITGHTYACYGPLLNAATILIYEGAPDYPAPDRWWEIIEKYKVTIFYTAPTAIRMFMRMGDEWPAKHDLSSLRLLGTVGEPIDRDAWMWYFKVIGNGRCPITDTWWQTETGGTLIMSLPGIGPFIPAVAGLPFPGVSADVVDEEGKPLKEGESGYLVLIPPIPPGMLRGLYKADEKYRETYWSKYHNRYYFTGDGARKLPNGCIRVTGRVDDVMKVAGHRLSTAELEDILNLHEAVVESAVIAKPHEIKGEVPVAFVILKQGYRAGEDLVKELIKHIDARMGPIARPEKIYFVEDLPKTRSGKIMRRILKALLVNEPIGDTTTLLNPEVVENLKKIIGYKAG; translated from the coding sequence ATGACTTATGAAGCAAAAAATAAGGTTGATGAGATGAGCAAGCAGTGGGTGGTTGAGGACGAACATAATAAAGACATCTTCTGGCCGTCAGAGGCGATGAAAAAGAAAGCGTGGGTTTCCGATCCATCGATTTACGAGGAGGCTGCTAAGGATCCCATAAAATTTTGGGAAGAAAAGGCAATTGAAGGTCTAGAGTGGTTCAAAAAGTGGGACGAAGCATATAGGTGGGACCCACCCTATGTCAAGTGGTTTATCGGAGGGAAAATAAATGCTTCATATAACGCACTCGACAGACATTTGAAAGCTGGAAAAGGTAATAAAAAAGCGATAATCTGGGTTCCTGAGCCTCCCCAAGAACCCCCTAGAATTCTAACCTATAAAGAACTCCACGAGCAAGTGAACAAGCTGGCCAACGTTCTGAAATCTTTGGGAGTGAAAAAGGGCGACCGTGTCGGAATATACATGCCAATGATCCCGGAAGTCATAGTAAGTATGCTCGCCTGTGCAAGAATTGGTGCTCCCCACAGCGTTGTTTTCTCCGCCTTCGCTGCAGACGCGCTGCGTGTGAGACTGGAGGATTCCGGCGCAGAAGTTCTGATCACGGCCGACGGTTACTATCGCCGGGGGAAAGTCGTGAACCTAAAGGCTAATGCTGACGAAGGGATAAAGGGGACCTCCGTCAAGAAGGTGATTGTTGTCAAACGGGCGGGGAACCCTGTCAACATGGTTGAGGGTAGAGATTTCTGGTGGCATGAGCTCATGGAGAAAGCGGATTCTCACTGCCCGCCCGAAGAGATGGATGCCGAAGATATGCTCTTCATTCTTTACACGAGCGGGACTACGGGAAGACCGAAAGGGGTAATGCATACAACAGGAGGATATCTTGTGCAGGCATACTGGACGGCAAAGTGGGTCTTCGATTTGCATGATGATGACATCTTCTGGTGCACGGCTGATATGGGATGGATAACCGGACACACATACGCTTGCTACGGTCCGCTCCTGAATGCTGCAACGATTCTAATCTATGAGGGGGCTCCTGATTATCCAGCACCAGATCGATGGTGGGAAATAATCGAAAAATATAAAGTAACGATATTCTACACTGCTCCGACAGCCATCAGAATGTTCATGAGGATGGGTGACGAATGGCCGGCCAAGCACGACCTGAGCAGTCTGCGTTTGCTTGGAACAGTTGGTGAACCCATCGACAGGGATGCCTGGATGTGGTACTTCAAGGTCATCGGAAATGGGAGATGTCCGATAACTGACACTTGGTGGCAGACTGAAACCGGGGGGACCTTAATAATGTCTCTTCCTGGAATCGGACCTTTTATACCTGCAGTAGCCGGTTTACCTTTCCCAGGAGTCTCGGCTGACGTTGTTGATGAGGAGGGTAAACCGCTGAAGGAGGGAGAAAGCGGATACCTCGTTCTCATTCCACCGATTCCACCGGGAATGCTCCGCGGGCTCTACAAGGCGGACGAAAAGTATAGAGAAACCTACTGGAGCAAATATCATAACAGATATTACTTCACCGGTGATGGGGCGAGAAAGCTTCCGAATGGATGCATACGAGTGACCGGTAGAGTCGATGACGTTATGAAGGTAGCCGGCCACAGACTCTCGACCGCGGAGTTGGAAGACATCCTGAATCTTCATGAGGCGGTGGTCGAGAGTGCTGTGATAGCCAAACCACACGAGATAAAGGGAGAAGTTCCGGTTGCTTTCGTTATCTTAAAACAGGGTTATCGGGCGGGTGAAGATCTCGTGAAAGAACTGATAAAGCACATCGATGCAAGGATGGGACCAATCGCTAGACCTGAAAAGATATACTTCGTCGAAGACCTGCCAAAAACGAGGAGCGGTAAAATCATGCGTAGGATTCTTAAGGCTTTGCTTGTCAACGAACCGATTGGAGACACGACGACTCTTCTCAATCCTGAAGTTGTTGAAAATCTCAAAAAAATTATCGGTTACAAAGCCGGTTGA
- a CDS encoding HD family hydrolase, with protein sequence MIELLKKINQLKEIPRTGWLLAGVSLAEVEDVSQHSFEVASIVMLLGKKIGRKVNVEKAVKMALIHDMPECLVGDFPYPGLKYLSRRNKKEMETRAAEELFGEEKELLELWKEFVEERSIEAELVHAADYLSILLQALRYAECGNLSDGMLELWNQVLLDLDPYAKKFPEIGDLIENLKSNFNRLCNR encoded by the coding sequence ATGATTGAGCTACTCAAAAAGATCAATCAGCTCAAGGAGATTCCTCGAACCGGTTGGCTCCTAGCCGGGGTATCCTTAGCCGAAGTCGAGGATGTCTCCCAACATTCCTTCGAGGTGGCTTCGATAGTCATGCTTCTCGGAAAAAAGATTGGGAGAAAGGTAAACGTAGAAAAAGCTGTTAAGATGGCTCTGATTCATGACATGCCCGAATGTCTAGTAGGAGATTTTCCATATCCCGGACTGAAGTATCTATCCAGAAGAAACAAAAAAGAAATGGAGACTAGGGCGGCGGAGGAACTTTTCGGGGAGGAGAAAGAACTTCTTGAACTCTGGAAAGAGTTTGTTGAGGAAAGGTCGATTGAAGCAGAGCTGGTGCATGCTGCAGATTACCTTTCGATTCTTCTCCAGGCCTTGCGGTACGCAGAATGTGGAAACCTCTCTGATGGTATGCTTGAGCTCTGGAATCAAGTGCTCTTGGATTTAGATCCCTACGCCAAAAAGTTTCCAGAAATCGGAGATTTGATCGAAAATTTGAAGTCAAACTTCAACCGGCTTTGTAACCGATAA
- a CDS encoding deoxyhypusine synthase, translated as MSIHRIIVSKMLGEKVKDIQLRPDMDVDELVRKMRASGGFVAKKLGEAADILTGMVKDRECVKFLSFPACIVATGCRGVIRTLIERKLVDVVITTCGTIDHDIARNWSDYYHGAFEMDDAWLKKRGIHRLGNVLIPQENYGELIEEKVQPILEEIYAAGVREISTKELCWEIGKRMKKSSILYWTWKNKIPIYVPGILDGAFGSQLWIFWQDHKDFRIELMKDEQELAETVFSAKRTGALIIGGGISKHHTIWWNSFRGGLDYAIYLTTAEEYDGSLSGARPREAVSWGKIKIKARKIVVEGDATVTLPILTLALLKRLKNV; from the coding sequence ATGAGTATACACAGAATAATCGTGAGTAAAATGCTCGGAGAGAAAGTGAAAGACATCCAACTCAGGCCCGATATGGATGTGGACGAGCTCGTAAGAAAGATGAGGGCCTCAGGCGGTTTTGTGGCCAAGAAGCTCGGAGAAGCAGCTGATATTCTGACAGGGATGGTGAAAGACAGAGAGTGCGTGAAATTCTTATCCTTTCCGGCATGCATCGTTGCAACCGGTTGCCGCGGTGTCATTAGAACCCTGATCGAAAGAAAACTCGTTGACGTGGTGATAACGACTTGCGGGACGATTGATCACGACATTGCCAGAAATTGGTCAGACTACTATCACGGAGCCTTCGAAATGGACGATGCTTGGCTGAAGAAGCGGGGAATCCACAGACTCGGAAACGTTCTGATACCGCAGGAAAACTATGGTGAGCTCATAGAGGAAAAAGTTCAACCGATATTGGAGGAAATTTATGCAGCCGGCGTAAGAGAGATATCGACAAAAGAGCTCTGCTGGGAAATCGGGAAGAGGATGAAGAAATCCTCAATTTTATACTGGACTTGGAAAAACAAGATCCCGATTTATGTTCCTGGAATACTTGACGGAGCATTTGGAAGCCAACTTTGGATTTTCTGGCAAGACCACAAGGATTTTCGAATAGAACTCATGAAGGATGAACAGGAACTCGCAGAGACTGTATTCTCGGCTAAGCGCACCGGAGCCCTCATAATCGGAGGAGGGATAAGTAAACATCACACCATCTGGTGGAATTCGTTTAGGGGCGGACTTGATTATGCCATCTATTTGACGACCGCTGAGGAATACGACGGAAGTCTTTCCGGGGCGAGACCAAGGGAAGCCGTCTCATGGGGGAAAATAAAAATCAAGGCAAGGAAAATCGTGGTTGAAGGGGACGCCACCGTAACCCTTCCAATTCTGACGCTCGCTTTGCTCAAGAGGTTAAAAAATGTTTAA
- a CDS encoding ribose 1,5-bisphosphate isomerase — MLREVRKIASDIKTMRVRGAGKIAREAARALAIVAERSKARNSEEFIREISEASRLLLSTRPTAVSLSNAIQFVVRGLKKEEDLSVLRTTVRNRAEEFIKSSLEAVKRIGEIGAKRLRDGDVVLTHCNSQAALSVIITAFKQGKKIEAFVTESRPRLQGWLSARQLLAAGVPTTMIVDSAVRFIMKEIDKVIVGADSIASNGAVVNKIGTSQIALAAHEARVLFFVAAETYKFHPRTLIGELIEIEERDPEEVIDIKKFPGLKVRNPAFDITPPEYVDLIITERGIIPPSAAYSVMKEVFGWELFGSSSGI; from the coding sequence ATGTTGAGAGAAGTTAGAAAAATAGCATCGGACATAAAGACGATGAGGGTAAGGGGAGCTGGAAAAATCGCCAGAGAGGCGGCCAGGGCTCTTGCGATTGTCGCGGAACGTTCGAAAGCAAGAAATTCTGAAGAATTCATACGGGAGATTTCGGAGGCATCCAGGCTTCTTCTCTCAACCAGACCAACCGCGGTCTCCCTTTCTAACGCGATTCAATTCGTAGTTCGTGGTTTGAAAAAAGAAGAAGATCTTTCAGTTCTTAGAACAACGGTGAGGAACAGAGCAGAGGAGTTTATAAAATCCTCTCTCGAAGCCGTGAAAAGGATAGGCGAGATAGGAGCCAAAAGACTGCGGGATGGTGACGTTGTTTTAACACATTGTAACAGTCAAGCGGCTCTTTCTGTAATAATAACTGCTTTCAAGCAGGGAAAGAAGATAGAGGCTTTCGTAACGGAGTCTCGCCCCCGTCTTCAGGGCTGGCTGAGCGCCCGCCAACTTCTCGCCGCTGGAGTTCCGACCACGATGATAGTAGATTCAGCTGTTAGATTCATCATGAAGGAAATAGACAAAGTGATAGTGGGTGCGGATAGCATAGCTTCCAATGGCGCTGTGGTCAACAAGATAGGAACCTCTCAGATAGCGCTAGCAGCCCATGAGGCCCGTGTTCTCTTCTTTGTCGCAGCGGAGACATACAAGTTTCATCCGAGAACTCTGATCGGTGAGTTGATCGAAATCGAGGAGAGGGATCCCGAGGAAGTGATAGATATTAAAAAATTCCCCGGTCTGAAGGTGAGAAATCCGGCATTTGACATCACTCCTCCCGAATATGTCGACCTAATCATCACAGAAAGAGGGATAATTCCACCATCTGCCGCTTATTCCGTGATGAAAGAAGTCTTTGGCTGGGAGCTCTTCGGAAGTTCTAGCGGAATCTAG
- a CDS encoding Lrp/AsnC family transcriptional regulator: MTLDSVDLRILRMLAKNSRITLNEIAKEVGLSLPGARRRVKKLERLGIIQQYTILTDPKKCGAELLAFIQVEVEANEMEALISKLGKRNEVLEIHRVTGQDSLLIKARFGNMDEMNLFIKENLHSEGARRVSTWVVLESYKEKPFSP; this comes from the coding sequence ATGACGTTAGACAGTGTAGATTTGAGAATTCTGAGAATGCTTGCAAAAAATTCGAGAATAACTCTGAACGAAATAGCGAAAGAGGTTGGTCTCAGCCTACCTGGTGCAAGGAGGAGGGTGAAGAAACTTGAGCGTTTGGGCATAATCCAGCAATATACTATTTTAACCGATCCGAAAAAATGCGGGGCGGAATTACTTGCTTTCATCCAAGTCGAAGTTGAAGCCAACGAAATGGAAGCGCTCATCTCCAAGCTTGGAAAACGGAATGAGGTTTTAGAAATACATAGGGTGACCGGTCAAGATTCTTTGCTTATCAAAGCGAGGTTTGGCAACATGGATGAAATGAACCTCTTCATCAAGGAAAACCTTCATTCGGAAGGGGCACGCAGAGTCTCTACTTGGGTGGTGTTGGAATCCTACAAGGAAAAGCCGTTTTCCCCGTGA
- a CDS encoding glutamate--tRNA ligase, whose translation MENLRDKIFNLALLNAVEHGGKADVSAVIKKALAEFPELKSKVREVLEVVREVVTEVNFLSLDEQKSKLGEIKPPEEKREKKKELPELPLAEKGKVTTRFAPNPNGPLHLGNARAAILSYEYARKYDGKFILRFEDTNPEKVQLDMYDFIRNDLRWLGLRWDEEYIQSDRLPLYYDYAEKLIGEGKAYVCTCRPEDFKKLRDAGRACSCRGRSPEGNFRLWERMISGDLKEGDAVLRIKTDLSHPNPAVRDWPACRIVDIPHPRVGEKWKVWPLYNFAAAIDDHEMGITHIFRGKEHEVNEQCQRTLYEHLGWSYPTAVQYGRLNMPGTMLSKTQIVLAVREGKLSGYDDVRLATLAALRRRGFLPEAIKRIILDVGLTLVDSQLSWETLYAANRKLVDEISDRYFFVHDPVKLTVREAPKLREVRLRLHPSREEAGERVIPLRIEEEGMVFFVCGEDVEKMREGEIFRLKDLMNVRLIEKKPSGLVGDFAGMEVAEIQKIHWVPAGAPELDVLMPDGSILTGFVEPSVLSLTPGAVIQFERFGFVRLERVTPRPLAIFTHR comes from the coding sequence ATGGAAAACCTTAGAGACAAAATATTCAATCTCGCCCTGCTCAACGCAGTTGAACATGGTGGAAAAGCCGACGTTTCCGCAGTTATAAAAAAAGCACTTGCGGAATTCCCGGAGCTGAAATCTAAAGTGAGAGAAGTATTAGAGGTTGTCAGGGAAGTCGTCACGGAAGTGAATTTTCTCTCTCTAGATGAACAGAAGAGCAAGCTTGGCGAGATAAAACCACCAGAAGAGAAAAGGGAGAAGAAAAAGGAGCTTCCCGAGTTACCCTTGGCGGAGAAGGGCAAAGTTACAACCAGGTTTGCGCCCAATCCAAATGGTCCTCTTCACTTAGGAAATGCCCGAGCAGCCATTTTGAGTTACGAGTATGCGAGGAAGTATGATGGAAAATTCATACTGAGGTTTGAGGACACGAATCCTGAAAAAGTTCAGCTCGATATGTACGATTTCATAAGGAATGACTTGAGATGGCTCGGACTGAGATGGGATGAAGAATACATACAGTCCGATAGACTTCCGCTGTATTATGATTACGCAGAGAAGTTGATCGGAGAGGGAAAAGCCTACGTATGCACGTGCAGACCGGAGGATTTCAAAAAACTCAGAGATGCGGGGAGAGCATGTTCCTGCCGTGGTCGAAGTCCGGAGGGGAACTTTAGGCTCTGGGAAAGGATGATTTCCGGCGATCTAAAAGAAGGAGACGCCGTGCTCAGAATAAAAACGGATCTTTCCCATCCAAATCCGGCTGTGAGAGATTGGCCCGCATGCCGAATAGTCGATATCCCTCATCCAAGGGTTGGAGAAAAGTGGAAGGTTTGGCCGCTTTACAACTTTGCAGCTGCAATTGACGATCACGAGATGGGAATCACACATATCTTTCGCGGAAAGGAGCATGAAGTGAACGAGCAATGTCAGAGAACTCTTTACGAACACCTCGGCTGGAGCTATCCAACCGCCGTCCAATATGGAAGACTGAATATGCCAGGAACGATGTTGAGCAAAACCCAAATCGTTCTTGCAGTTAGGGAAGGAAAACTCTCGGGTTATGATGATGTGAGACTGGCAACACTGGCGGCTCTTAGGAGAAGAGGCTTCCTACCTGAGGCGATAAAGAGGATAATTCTCGATGTAGGACTCACCCTTGTCGACTCTCAGCTGAGCTGGGAGACGCTTTATGCTGCGAACAGGAAGCTTGTCGACGAAATCTCCGACAGATACTTCTTTGTCCATGATCCGGTAAAGCTTACTGTTAGAGAAGCTCCGAAGCTAAGGGAAGTAAGACTCAGGCTACATCCAAGCAGGGAAGAGGCAGGTGAAAGAGTAATCCCTCTCAGAATTGAAGAAGAAGGAATGGTTTTCTTCGTTTGCGGAGAAGACGTGGAAAAAATGCGTGAAGGCGAGATTTTTAGACTTAAGGATTTGATGAATGTTCGATTGATCGAGAAGAAACCATCGGGTTTGGTCGGAGACTTTGCCGGAATGGAGGTGGCGGAAATTCAAAAAATTCACTGGGTCCCGGCAGGGGCACCCGAGCTAGACGTTCTGATGCCGGACGGCTCTATTCTAACGGGATTTGTAGAACCGTCTGTTCTTTCTCTTACTCCTGGCGCGGTAATTCAATTTGAGAGGTTTGGATTCGTAAGACTAGAAAGAGTCACTCCGAGACCCTTGGCTATTTTCACTCACAGGTGA